The following are from one region of the Capsicum annuum cultivar UCD-10X-F1 chromosome 1, UCD10Xv1.1, whole genome shotgun sequence genome:
- the LOC107838863 gene encoding FT-interacting protein 1, translated as MKLVVEVIDAHDLMPRDGEGSASPFVEVDFENQLSKTRTVPKNLNPIWNHKLIFHLDDIKNHRYKYIEVSVYHERRPIPGRNFLGRVRIPCSNIVKKGEEVYQRFQLEKKWFSSFVKGEIGLKIYISPESDPNLYPQKSSIHPTPKSSSPSNIPSIENPEHLDNSPTSLPAPEVSNLDTPKASNSSEELKTDNSAISAADQSSSFSVVEKPGNLTPSEQATESVQHIEEKSQFIFKHQAMQQPVISIRKRPGFPPTNQHQVDHPRAIHGHPGVQLPMQHQVDHPRAMHGHPGVQPQMQHQVDHPRAMQNHPKDEYELKDTNPQLGEKWPRGGGYVGRGWMNSDRYASTYDLVEQMFYLYVRVVKSKDLQPSVLTGSCDPYVEVKLGNYKGRTKHFEKKMNPEWNQVFSFSKDRIQSSVLEVYVKDKDMMGRDDNLGRVVFDLNEVPTRVPPDSPLAPQWYRLDDRRGEGKLRGEIMLAVWMGTQADEAFSDAWHADAAFVHGEGVMSVRSKVYVSPKLWYLRVNVIEAQDIIPNDQSRLPEVFVKAQVGNQVLKTDICPARTANPMWNEDLVFVAAEPFEEQLVLSIEDRVHPMKDEVLGRISFPLNTFEKRLDHRPVHSRWFNLEKFGFGSLEVDRRKELKFSSRVHLRVCLEGGYHVLDESTMYISDQRPTARQLWKPPVGILEVGILGAEGLLPMKMKDSRGSTDAYCVAKYGQKWVRTRTILDTFSPKWNEQYTWEVYDPCTVITLGVFDNCYLGVEKQGPGAARDSRIGKVRIRLSTLESHRIYTHSYPLLVLHPSGVKKMGELQLAVRFTSLSLANMIHTYGHPLLPKMHYLHPFTVNQVDNLRYQAMSIVAIRLARAEPPLRKEVVEYMLDVDSHMWSMRRSKANFFRIMSLLSDIISVNRWFGDVCNWKNPVTSVLVHILFLILIWYPELILPTLFLYMFLIGLWNYRFRPRHPPHMDTKLSWAESVHPDELDEEFDTFPTSRPQDIARMRYDRLRSVAGRIQTVVGDIATQGERLQGVLSWRDPRATSLFIMFSLFAAVMLYVTPFRVVALVAGLYMLRHPRFRSKMPSVPSNFFKRLPARTDSML; from the coding sequence ATGAAGCTGGTCGTAGAAGTAATAGATGCTCATGATCTTATGCCCAGAGATGGTGAAGGATCAGCCAGTCCATTTGTAGAAGTTGATTTTGAAAACCAACTTAGCAAAACTAGAACAGTACCGAAAAATCTCAACCCCATTTGGAACCATAAACTCATCTTCCATCTTGACGATATAAAAAATCATCGATACAAATACATTGAAGTTTCTGTGTATCATGAGAGAAGGCCTATTCCAgggagaaactttcttggaagGGTGAGAATTCCTTGCTCAAATATAGTCAAGAAAGGGGAAGAAGTTTatcaaagattccaacttgaaaAGAAATGGTTTTCTTCCTTTGTTAAAGGAGAGATTGGCCTCAAGATATACATTTCACCAGAGTCTGATCCAAATTTATATCCTCAGAAATCTTCTATCCATCCAACCCCCAAATCTTCTAGTCCTTCAAATATTCCTTCCATAGAAAATCCAGAACATTTAGATAATTCACCGACTTCACTTCCTGCCCCTGAAGTTTCTAATCTTGATACACCTAAGGCCAGTAATAGTTCAGAAGAACTAAAAACTGACAACAGTGCAATTTCTGCTGCTGATCAGTCTTCAAGCTTTTCTGTAGTAGAAAAACCTGGTAATCTTACTCCGAGTGAGCAGGCCACTGAATCAGTTCAGCACATCGAAGAAAAATCTCAATTTATTTTCAAGCATCAAGCTATGCAGCAGCCAGTCATATCAATAAGGAAGAGACCAGGTTTCCCACCGACGAATCAGCATCAAGTAGACCATCCCCGAGCTATTCATGGCCATCCAGGTGTCCAACTTCCAATGCAGCATCAAGTAGACCACCCCCGAGCTATGCATGGCCATCCAGGTGTCCAACCGCAAATGCAGCATCAAGTAGACCACCCCCGAGCTATGCAAAACCACCCAAAAGATGAGTATGAGCTGAAGGATACTAATCCTCAGCTTGGTGAGAAATGGCCACGTGGTGGAGGTTATGTAGGAAGAGGATGGATGAACAGTGATAGATATGCAAGCACATACGACCTTGTGGAGCAGATGTTTTATCTTTATGTCCGGGTTGTTAAGTCCAAAGATCTTCAACCAAGTGTCCTCACCGGTAGCTGTGATCCATACGTTGAAGTGAAGCTGGGGAATTACAAAGGAAGGACAAAGCATTTCGAGAAGAAAATGAATCCTGAATGGAACCAGGTATTTTCTTTCTCTAAAGATCGAATTCAGTCTTCAGTTCTTGAAGTTTACGTGAAGGATAAAGATATGATGGGAAGAGATGATAATCTTGGAAGGGTGGTTTTTGACTTGAATGAGGTCCCAACAAGAGTTCCTCCTGATAGTCCCCTGGCTCCTCAATGGTACAGACTGGATGATCGACGAGGAGAAGGTAAATTAAGAGGGGAGATCATGCTTGCAGTTTGGATGGGAACACAAGCAGATGAAGCATTTTCAGATGCCTGGCATGCAGATGCTGCCTTTGTTCATGGAGAGGGGGTTATGAGCGTCAGGTCCAAAGTTTATGTCTCTCCAAAACTTTGGTACCTGAGAGTAAATGTTATTGAAGCTCAAGACATCATCCCGAATGACCAGAGCCGTCTCCCTGAAGTTTTTGTAAAAGCCCAGGTTGGAAATCAGGTGCTCAAGACCGATATATGCCCTGCTCGAACAGCAAATCCTATGTGGAATGAGGATTTGGTTTTTGTAGCTGCTGAGCCTTTTGAGGAGCAGCTAGTCCTCAGCATTGAGGACCGTGTTCACCCTATGAAAGATGAGGTTCTTGGAAGGATAAGTTTCCCACTCAACACATTCGAGAAGAGGCTTGACCACCGGCCTGTCCATTCTCGCTGGTTCAACCTTGAGAAGTTTGGTTTTGGTTCCTTGGAAGTTGACAGGAGGAAAGAGCTCAAGTTTTCAAGCAGAGTTCACCTCAGAGTATGCCTTGAAGGTGGATATCATGTGCTGGATGAATCAACCATGTACATAAGTGATCAAAGGCCAACAGCACGACAGCTGTGGAAGCCACCGGTGGGAATACTGGAAGTTGGCATATTAGGTGCAGAAGGGCTTCTTCCCATGAAGATGAAGGACAGCAGAGGAAGCACAGATGCCTATTGTGTGGCTAAATATGGTCAGAAATGGGTAAGGACAAGAACCATTCTTGACACTTTCAGCCCCAAATGGAATGAGCAGTACACTTGGGAAGTTTATGATCCTTGCACAGTTATCACGTTGGGTGTCTTTGATAACTGCTACTTGGGAGTTGAGAAGCAAGGGCCTGGAGCAGCACGAGACTCACGAATAGGGAAGGTGCGTATAAGATTATCAACGTTGGAATCTCATCGAATTTACACTCATTCTTATCCCCTTCTTGTTCTGCACCCATCAGGGGTTAAGAAAATGGGGGAACTCCAATTGGCAGTAAGATTCACAAGCCTCTCTTTAGCCAACATGATACATACATATGGCCACCCTTTGCTTCCCAAAATGCACTACCTTCATCCCTTTACTGTCAACCAAGTAGACAACTTGAGATATCAAGCTATGAGCATAGTTGCTATTAGGCTTGCTAGAGCTGAACCACCACTCAGGAAAGAAGTTGTAGAGTATATGCTTGATGTGGATTCCCACATGTGGAGTATGAGAAGAAGCAAAGCTAATTTCTTTAGGATCATGTCACTTCTTTCAGACATAATATCTGTTAATCGATGGTTTGGTGATGTATGTAACTGGAAAAATCCAGTCACCTCAGTCTTGGTTCACATCCTTTTCCTGATACTGATCTGGTATCCGGAGTTGATTCTTCCTACTCTATTTCTCTACATGTTCCTCATTGGACTATGGAACTATCGATTCCGGCCAAGGCACCCTCCTCACATGGACACTAAGCTTTCATGGGCAGAATCAGTGCACCCTGATGAGCTTGATGAAGAATTTGACACGTTTCCAACATCCAGACCCCAGGACATTGCTCGAATGAGGTACGATAGGCTTAGAAGTGTGGCCGGGAGGATTCAGACAGTGGTCGGGGACATAGCAACACAAGGGGAGAGGCTGCAGGGGGTGCTAAGCTGGAGAGATCCAAGAGCAACAAGCTTGTTTATCATGTTCAGTCTTTTTGCTGCAGTTATGCTTTACGTGACTCCCTTCAGAGTGGTGGCTTTAGTTGCTGGATTATATATGCTAAGGCATCCCAGGTTCAGAAGCAAGATGCCTTCTGTTCCCAGCAACTTCTTCAAGAGATTACCAGCTAGAACAGATAGTATGCTGTGA
- the LOC107856247 gene encoding probable magnesium transporter NIPA8, with protein MVDWVIGALINLLGSIFINFGTNLLKLGHDERKKLFVLSNFGTRMKPIIYFQAWRVGVLFFAIGNCLNFISFGYAAQSLLAALGSIQFISNIGFAYFILNKIVTIKLLLATAFVVVGNIFLVAFGNHQSPVYTAEQLAENYANVVFLLYCLGLVFVVALHHSIYNIGEGKMLVPFSYAVVSGAIGSCSVLFAKSLSNMLRLSMSSSGGGYSTLHTGFTYSMLLMFLSTGGFWMARLNEGLSRFDAILIVPMFQIAWTFFSICTGFVYFEEYKVFDALRTVMFVLGMVSVFVGIYLLAPDDDKPSKGGEVLKDGPLVLPKTSIFSDDVESLFMSSDQNSQIKDMEIIWTSYADENC; from the coding sequence atggttgattGGGTAATTGGAGCCTTGATCAACTTGTTGGGAAGTATTTTCATCAACTTTGGAACCAACCTTCTTAAATTAGGCCATGATGAGAGAAAAAAGCTCTTTGTGCTAAGTAATTTTGGAACTAGGATGAAGCCTATTATATACTTCCAAGCATGGAGAGTTGGTGTTCTGTTTTTCGCAATTGGAAATTGtctcaattttatttcatttggttATGCTGCTCAATCACTTCTAGCAGCTTTAGGATCTATACAATTCATCTCCAACATCGGTTTCGCCTACTTCATATTGAACAAAATAGTGACAATCAAATTACTGTTAGCCACTgcttttgttgttgttggaaaCATTTTCCTTGTAGCCTTTGGTAACCATCAGTCCCCTGTTTACACGGCAGAACAGTTGGCTGAAAACTACGCCAATGTTGTATTTCTCCTTTACTGTCTCGGTTTGGTCTTCGTTGTTGCCTTACATCATTCAATTTACAACATAGGGGAAGGGAAAATGTTGGTTCCATTTTCGTATGCTGTTGTGTCTGGTGCCATTGGATCGTGTTCAGTATTGTTCGCCAAGTCTCTTTCAAACATGTTGAGATTGTCAATGTCATCGAGTGGTGGTGGTTATTCAACACTGCACACGGGGTTCACGTATTCAATGCTCCTGATGTTTCTAAGTACAGGTGGATTTTGGATGGCGAGGTTAAATGAAGGGCTTTCGCGATTTGATGCGATACTTATTGTCCCTATGTTTCAAATTGCTTGgacttttttctcaatttgcaCTGGATTTGTCTACTTTGAGGAATACAAGGTTTTTGATGCTTTAAGAACAGTGATGTTCGTTCTTGGGATGGTTTCTGTGTTTGTTGGCATTTATTTGCTAGCACCGGATGATGATAAACCATCAAAAGGAGGTGAAGTATTGAAGGATGGTCCTTTAGTACTTCCAAAAACTTCGATTTTTTCCGACGATGTGGAGAGTTTGTTCATGTCATCTGATCAAAACTCCCAAATTAAGGATATGGAGATCATTTGGACGAGTTATGCTGATGAGAACTGCTAA